The Flexivirga oryzae genome has a segment encoding these proteins:
- a CDS encoding DEAD/DEAH box helicase, producing MPKDGKKARWTRAQKLEAKRSGARTQRDETGRGPRRDRAANPRSDRRDGGRGGERRYDDRRGDRRYDDRPDRGQDARRGDRRYGDDDRRNERSFGERRGGERRYDNDGRGDRRYDDRRGERRYGDRGPRRDTDDNGRGRRDFGRGDRRDDRRDGFRRDDRRDDRRDGDDRRSSFRDDRRGERFDRGGDRPARRSSYRDDRRPSYRDDRRERPARRDFDRPRRDDREPATAVTATREQGPVEPISLEGNGFAALGLPEVLVERLARDGITAPFPIQEATIPDALEGRDVLGRGRTGSGKTLSFGLPLLTRLAKGGKARSGQPRAVVLVPTRELAMQVSDALQPLVHVIGLRHKLVAGGMPYEPQLSALERGVDVLIATPGRLIDLMERGAADLSRVEIAVLDEADHMAEMGFLEAIEQILDQVPTDGQRLLFSATLDRGIDTVVERYLTDPVEHATDDGTASISTMDHHALLIEPRHKKTVTAEVANRSGRTVVFVRTKLGADRVAGELRDQGVLAASLHGGLSQGQRNKVLAAFKNGVVPVLVATDVAARGIHVDDVGVVLQVDPPADHKDYLHRAGRTARAGEKGTVVTLALPHQRRTMQRLLDEAGVDTTLQNARPGDDVIRAAGGSRPDGAPISEQDLQRLISPPRANRGGRSYGDRGGRQGGRGRYGDRGRREGGYRGGRDRFSRGHSAR from the coding sequence ATGCCCAAGGACGGCAAGAAGGCGCGCTGGACGCGCGCCCAGAAACTCGAGGCCAAGCGATCCGGTGCGCGCACCCAGCGCGACGAGACGGGCCGCGGCCCACGGCGCGACCGCGCCGCGAACCCGCGCAGTGACCGGCGTGACGGCGGGCGCGGCGGCGAACGCCGCTACGACGACCGGAGGGGCGATCGTCGGTATGACGACCGCCCGGACCGGGGTCAGGACGCTCGCCGGGGTGACCGCCGGTACGGCGACGACGACCGCCGCAACGAGCGGAGCTTCGGCGAGCGGCGTGGCGGCGAACGCCGGTACGACAACGACGGTCGTGGTGACCGCCGGTATGACGACCGCCGGGGTGAGCGCCGCTACGGCGACCGCGGCCCGCGGCGCGACACCGACGACAACGGACGTGGCCGCCGCGACTTCGGCCGTGGCGACCGGCGCGACGACCGGCGCGATGGCTTCCGGCGCGACGACCGGCGGGACGACCGGCGGGACGGCGACGACCGCCGCAGCAGCTTCCGGGACGACCGGCGGGGCGAGCGGTTCGACCGTGGCGGGGACCGTCCCGCCCGGCGCAGCAGCTACCGGGACGACCGGCGCCCGTCATACCGTGACGACCGCCGGGAGCGCCCGGCCCGCCGTGACTTCGACCGCCCCCGCCGGGACGACCGTGAGCCCGCGACTGCCGTGACAGCGACCCGCGAGCAGGGTCCCGTCGAGCCGATCTCGTTGGAGGGCAACGGTTTCGCCGCACTGGGTCTGCCCGAGGTCCTGGTCGAGCGCCTGGCGCGCGACGGCATCACGGCGCCGTTCCCGATCCAGGAGGCGACGATCCCCGACGCGCTGGAGGGCCGTGACGTGCTCGGGCGCGGGCGCACCGGCTCCGGCAAGACGCTGTCGTTCGGGCTGCCGCTGCTGACGCGTCTGGCCAAGGGCGGAAAGGCCCGTTCGGGTCAGCCGCGCGCGGTCGTGCTGGTGCCGACGCGGGAGCTGGCGATGCAGGTCAGCGACGCATTGCAGCCGCTGGTGCACGTCATCGGCCTGCGCCACAAGCTGGTCGCCGGAGGTATGCCGTACGAGCCGCAACTGTCCGCGCTGGAGCGCGGGGTCGACGTGCTCATCGCGACCCCCGGCCGGCTGATCGACCTGATGGAGCGCGGTGCCGCCGACCTGTCCCGCGTGGAGATCGCGGTGCTCGACGAGGCCGACCACATGGCCGAGATGGGCTTCCTGGAGGCGATCGAGCAGATCCTCGACCAGGTCCCGACCGACGGGCAGCGGTTGCTGTTCTCCGCGACCCTGGACCGGGGGATCGACACCGTCGTCGAGCGCTACCTCACCGATCCGGTGGAGCATGCGACCGACGACGGCACTGCGTCGATCAGCACGATGGACCACCACGCGCTGCTCATCGAGCCACGCCACAAGAAGACCGTGACCGCGGAGGTCGCCAACCGGTCGGGCCGGACCGTCGTGTTCGTGCGCACCAAGCTGGGCGCCGACCGTGTCGCCGGTGAGCTGCGCGACCAGGGCGTGCTCGCCGCGTCGCTGCACGGCGGCCTGAGCCAGGGGCAGCGCAACAAGGTGCTGGCGGCGTTCAAGAACGGCGTCGTCCCGGTCCTGGTCGCCACGGACGTGGCGGCGCGCGGCATACACGTCGACGACGTCGGTGTGGTGCTGCAGGTCGACCCGCCGGCCGACCACAAGGACTACCTGCACCGGGCGGGACGCACCGCCCGGGCCGGTGAGAAGGGCACGGTCGTCACGCTGGCGCTGCCGCACCAGCGACGCACGATGCAGCGTCTGCTGGACGAGGCGGGCGTGGACACCACGCTGCAGAATGCTCGTCCGGGCGACGACGTCATCCGCGCCGCCGGCGGCAGCCGTCCGGACGGTGCACCCATCTCCGAGCAGGACCTGCAGCGGCTGATCAGCCCGCCGCGAGCGAACCGCGGCGGCCGGTCGTACGGCGATCGCGGTGGACGGCAGGGCGGCCGAGGACGCTACGGCGACCGTGGCCGGCGTGAGGGTGGCTACCGCGGCGGTCGGGACCGCTTCAGCAGGGGTCACTCCGCCCGCTGA
- a CDS encoding YqgE/AlgH family protein, whose translation MTDLTGRLLVAVPRIDAEVPEGDVFDRSVVLLLHHDEEGAHGLILNRPLNAEVDSVLPGWQEHVTTPDCVFQGGPVSLDTALALASSTGDEDESLGIRSLFGEMCLVDLDAPPPIVAPVVTALRIYAGYAGWAAGQLEGEIEAGMWFVVDALTTDAFSGDPGELWARVLRRQRNPMAFVASFPADPDLN comes from the coding sequence GTGACCGACCTGACCGGACGACTCCTCGTCGCAGTGCCTCGGATCGACGCCGAGGTCCCGGAAGGCGACGTCTTCGACCGTAGTGTCGTCCTGCTGCTGCACCACGACGAGGAGGGCGCGCACGGGCTGATCCTGAACCGGCCGCTCAACGCCGAGGTCGACTCGGTGCTGCCCGGCTGGCAGGAGCACGTCACGACGCCCGACTGTGTTTTCCAGGGCGGGCCGGTCTCGCTCGATACGGCACTCGCGCTCGCGTCGTCGACAGGGGACGAGGACGAGTCACTCGGCATACGAAGCCTTTTCGGGGAGATGTGCCTCGTCGACCTGGACGCCCCGCCGCCCATCGTGGCGCCGGTAGTCACGGCGTTGCGGATCTACGCGGGGTATGCCGGTTGGGCCGCCGGACAGCTCGAAGGCGAGATCGAGGCGGGGATGTGGTTCGTCGTGGACGCGCTGACGACGGACGCGTTCAGCGGCGATCCGGGCGAGCTGTGGGCGCGGGTCCTGCGGCGGCAGCGCAACCCCATGGCGTTCGTCGCCAGCTTCCCGGCCGATCCCGACCTCAACTGA
- a CDS encoding DUF3039 domain-containing protein, whose translation MSTLDEPDRLSSPESAPSTPRTTTATLERTDAQEQLQEPGDHERFAHYVRKEKIMESALSGEPVTALCGKVWVPGRDPQKFPVCPTCKEIYDGLRAPQDGGDDK comes from the coding sequence ATGAGCACTCTTGACGAACCGGACCGGTTGTCCTCCCCGGAGAGCGCGCCGAGCACTCCGCGCACCACGACGGCGACCCTGGAGCGCACCGACGCCCAGGAGCAACTGCAGGAGCCGGGAGATCACGAGCGCTTCGCGCACTACGTGCGCAAGGAGAAGATCATGGAGAGCGCGCTGTCCGGCGAGCCGGTCACCGCACTCTGCGGCAAGGTGTGGGTGCCCGGGCGTGACCCGCAGAAGTTCCCGGTCTGCCCCACCTGCAAGGAGATCTACGACGGATTGCGCGCGCCGCAGGACGGCGGCGACGACAAGTAG
- a CDS encoding DEAD/DEAH box helicase gives MSTSAASHLSPAFPGKAAWGTAGKLRAWQAAAMDRYFADQPRDFLAVATPGAGKTTYALRLATELMQRGIVEQITIVAPTEHLKTQWADAAARVGIHIDPRFTNAQQQHAADFDGVAVTYAGVASRPALHRIRTERKKTLIILDEVHHGGDTKSWGDAIREAFEPATRRICLTGTPFRSDTAPIPFVRYEEGPDGIRRSASDFTYGYADALRDGVVRPVLFMAYGGAMRWRTSAGDEISARLGEPLTKDATAAAWRTALDPTGAWIPAVLRAADKRLTEVRRHVPDAGGLVIASNQTAARAYARILHETTGVRPTVVLSDDSGASSRIEEFADSEDRWMVAVRMVSEGVDVPRLAVGVFATSTSTPLYFAQAVGRFVRARRRGETATVFLPTVPIILELAASMEKERNHALDRPDTAEDSIWSEEEGLLEEANREEKASGELEGKFEALESEAEFDHVLFDAQQFGLGAVVGSDEEEEYLGLPGLLEPEQVTSLLRQRQDKQLRTGRRRPKDDQPVAAHRALAAQRKELNSLVAAYSTKSGKPHAHVHHELRVKCGGPALDRASSEEVTERITMIRNWFVGRKR, from the coding sequence ATGAGCACCTCCGCCGCTTCGCACCTGTCACCGGCGTTTCCCGGGAAGGCGGCGTGGGGGACCGCGGGCAAGCTGCGGGCGTGGCAGGCCGCGGCCATGGACCGGTACTTCGCCGACCAGCCGCGGGACTTCCTGGCGGTGGCGACACCCGGCGCCGGTAAGACCACCTACGCGTTGCGCCTCGCGACGGAGCTGATGCAGCGGGGGATCGTCGAGCAGATCACCATCGTCGCGCCGACCGAGCACCTGAAGACGCAATGGGCGGATGCCGCGGCACGGGTGGGGATCCACATCGATCCGCGGTTCACCAACGCCCAGCAGCAGCACGCTGCCGATTTCGACGGCGTCGCCGTCACCTATGCCGGGGTGGCGAGCAGGCCCGCGTTGCACCGGATCCGCACCGAGCGCAAGAAGACCCTGATCATCCTCGACGAGGTGCACCACGGCGGCGACACCAAGTCCTGGGGCGATGCGATCCGCGAGGCGTTCGAGCCCGCCACACGACGAATCTGCTTGACCGGCACGCCGTTTCGTTCCGACACCGCCCCGATCCCGTTCGTGCGTTACGAGGAGGGGCCGGACGGGATCCGCCGCTCGGCCAGCGACTTCACCTACGGCTACGCCGATGCGTTGCGCGACGGGGTGGTGCGACCCGTGCTCTTCATGGCGTATGGCGGAGCGATGCGCTGGCGCACGTCCGCCGGTGACGAGATCTCCGCGCGGCTCGGGGAGCCGCTGACCAAGGACGCGACGGCTGCGGCCTGGCGGACAGCGCTGGATCCGACGGGTGCCTGGATCCCGGCGGTGTTGCGTGCGGCCGACAAGCGGCTGACCGAAGTACGACGTCACGTGCCGGATGCAGGCGGTCTGGTGATCGCATCCAATCAGACTGCGGCGCGTGCCTACGCGCGGATCCTGCACGAAACCACGGGAGTTCGCCCGACGGTGGTGTTGTCCGACGACTCGGGAGCATCCTCGCGGATCGAGGAGTTCGCCGACTCCGAGGACCGGTGGATGGTCGCGGTCCGCATGGTGTCCGAGGGTGTCGACGTGCCACGGCTGGCCGTCGGTGTTTTCGCGACGTCGACCTCGACCCCGCTCTACTTCGCGCAGGCCGTGGGCCGGTTCGTGCGCGCCCGGAGGCGCGGCGAGACCGCGACGGTCTTCCTGCCCACCGTGCCGATCATCCTGGAGCTGGCAGCCAGCATGGAGAAGGAGCGCAATCATGCGCTCGATCGCCCTGACACTGCTGAGGATTCGATCTGGTCCGAGGAGGAGGGGCTGCTCGAGGAGGCCAACCGCGAGGAGAAGGCCTCCGGTGAGCTGGAGGGCAAGTTCGAGGCGCTGGAGTCCGAGGCGGAGTTCGACCACGTGCTCTTCGACGCCCAGCAGTTCGGCCTGGGCGCCGTCGTCGGCAGCGACGAGGAGGAGGAATACCTCGGGTTGCCAGGGCTCTTGGAGCCGGAGCAGGTCACCAGTCTGTTGCGTCAGCGACAGGACAAGCAGCTGCGCACCGGGCGCAGACGGCCCAAGGACGACCAGCCGGTTGCGGCACACCGCGCGCTGGCCGCACAGCGCAAGGAACTGAACTCGCTGGTGGCGGCATACTCCACGAAGTCCGGCAAGCCGCACGCGCACGTGCACCACGAGCTGCGGGTCAAGTGCGGGGGGCCGGCGCTGGACCGTGCTTCGTCGGAGGAGGTCACCGAGCGGATCACCATGATCCGCAACTGGTTCGTGGGTCGTAAGCGGTAG
- a CDS encoding Lrp/AsnC family transcriptional regulator, protein MPKIDHLDARLIALLTEKPQIGVLGASRELAVARGTVQARLDRLIERGVISSLAPTVSPAALGYPVMAFCTLQIQQRKGRQAVVDHLEGIPEVLEVHTITGSGDLLARIVGRNNADLQRVIDQIVGTGLVVHASTTIALAELVAHRTLPLVQEAGSR, encoded by the coding sequence ATGCCGAAGATCGACCACCTCGATGCACGCCTCATCGCTCTGCTCACCGAGAAGCCACAGATCGGGGTGCTCGGCGCTTCGCGAGAGTTGGCGGTCGCGCGCGGCACGGTCCAGGCACGGCTGGACCGCCTCATCGAGCGCGGCGTCATCTCCTCGCTCGCGCCCACCGTCTCCCCCGCGGCACTCGGCTACCCGGTGATGGCCTTCTGCACACTGCAGATCCAGCAGCGCAAGGGCCGCCAGGCGGTCGTCGACCACCTCGAGGGCATCCCCGAAGTGCTGGAAGTGCACACCATCACCGGCAGCGGTGACCTGCTCGCGCGGATCGTCGGACGCAACAACGCCGACCTCCAGCGGGTCATCGACCAGATCGTCGGGACCGGGCTCGTCGTCCACGCCTCGACCACGATCGCCCTCGCCGAGCTGGTCGCTCACCGCACGCTGCCGCTGGTGCAGGAAGCCGGGAGTCGCTGA
- a CDS encoding TetR family transcriptional regulator, which produces MASPSPRQQRSDAVRNRARIMHAAREQIIEHGPTVSMSAIADAAGVAVGTLYRNFPAKVDLVNAVVEEHLEQLVVDVEQTAARVADGAPPGDELRALAHRILDDAARNHAVKVAAAAFVDPDYSAAEQRAGRSLTPILQSCIDAGVLAPEVEAADFQLLMVTAPVDQPEQVRNRWLEIFLAGLAPH; this is translated from the coding sequence GTGGCAAGTCCTTCACCCCGTCAGCAGCGCAGCGATGCCGTGCGCAACCGGGCCCGCATCATGCATGCGGCCCGCGAGCAGATCATCGAGCACGGGCCGACCGTCAGCATGTCCGCGATCGCCGACGCCGCCGGTGTGGCGGTGGGCACGCTCTACCGCAACTTCCCGGCGAAGGTCGACCTGGTCAACGCCGTCGTCGAGGAGCACCTCGAGCAGCTCGTCGTCGACGTCGAGCAGACGGCGGCCAGGGTCGCCGACGGTGCCCCGCCCGGCGACGAGTTGCGCGCGCTGGCGCACCGGATCCTCGATGACGCGGCGCGCAACCACGCCGTCAAGGTTGCCGCCGCCGCGTTCGTGGACCCGGACTACTCGGCCGCGGAGCAGCGGGCGGGACGCAGCCTCACCCCGATCCTGCAGTCCTGCATCGACGCCGGGGTGCTGGCGCCGGAGGTCGAAGCGGCCGACTTCCAGCTGCTCATGGTGACCGCCCCGGTCGATCAACCCGAGCAGGTGCGCAACCGCTGGCTGGAGATCTTCCTGGCCGGACTCGCGCCGCACTGA
- a CDS encoding oxidoreductase: MSDATTRRTALVTGASSGIGMATARKLADLGFVVYAAARRVERMKELEAQGIRPIAMDVTDDASAAAGVDRIIADTGRIDVLVNNAGYGSYGAIEDVPPEEARRQFDVNIFGLARLTQLVTPHMREQGDGYIVNVSSMGGKLYMPLGGWYHATKFAVEGLSDSLRLELAPFGIKVVIIEPGAIETEWGGIAADALLERSGSGAYADSARRVAKALTSEASGPFRGSSPEVVANAIGRAVRAKHPRSRYAIGAGAKPATYARRLLPDPVYDRGVRFLVSAAGRRRD, encoded by the coding sequence ATGTCAGACGCAACCACTCGCCGTACCGCGCTCGTCACGGGCGCTTCCTCCGGGATCGGCATGGCCACCGCTCGCAAGCTCGCCGACCTCGGGTTTGTGGTGTATGCCGCCGCTCGCCGGGTCGAGCGGATGAAAGAGCTGGAAGCGCAGGGAATTCGGCCCATCGCGATGGATGTCACTGACGACGCCTCGGCTGCCGCAGGCGTGGATCGGATCATCGCGGACACCGGCCGCATCGATGTCCTGGTCAACAACGCCGGCTACGGGTCGTACGGCGCGATCGAGGACGTGCCGCCGGAGGAGGCCCGCCGGCAGTTCGACGTCAACATCTTCGGGCTGGCCCGGCTGACGCAACTCGTGACCCCGCACATGCGGGAGCAGGGTGACGGCTACATCGTCAACGTGTCGTCGATGGGCGGGAAGCTCTACATGCCGCTCGGCGGCTGGTATCACGCCACGAAGTTCGCGGTCGAGGGGTTGAGTGACTCGTTGCGGCTGGAGCTCGCACCGTTCGGCATCAAGGTGGTCATCATCGAGCCGGGAGCGATCGAGACCGAGTGGGGAGGGATCGCCGCCGACGCGTTGCTGGAGCGCTCCGGGAGCGGTGCGTATGCCGACTCGGCCCGCCGCGTCGCGAAGGCCCTCACCTCCGAAGCCAGTGGGCCGTTCCGCGGGTCGAGCCCCGAGGTGGTGGCGAACGCAATCGGTCGGGCCGTCCGCGCGAAGCATCCGCGCTCGCGCTACGCGATCGGTGCGGGTGCGAAGCCCGCGACATACGCCCGGCGGCTGTTGCCGGACCCGGTGTACGACCGGGGTGTGCGGTTCCTGGTGAGTGCGGCCGGGCGCCGCCGCGACTGA
- the hppD gene encoding 4-hydroxyphenylpyruvate dioxygenase: MTTTVNLTPDELAAGQDLEQLKQLVGLVDYDADKDPFPVTGWDAIVFVSGNATQSALYYQTVWGMQLIAYSGPETGNRDHKSFVLKSGSIRFVINGAVDPDSPLVEHHRKHGDGVVDIALEVPDVDKCIAQARKAGATVAREPEDVTDEHGTVRIAAIATYGETIHTLVDRSKYDGPYLPGYVEQTSTFEPRDGQPKRLFQALDHIVGNVELGRMDEWVAFYNRVMGFVNMAEFIGDDIATDYSALMSKVVANGNHRVKFPLNEPAVAKKKSQIDEYLEFYRGAGAQHLAVATGDIIQTVDALRRNGVEFLNTPDSYYEDPELRARIGQVRVPVEELQKRGILVDRDEDGYLLQIFTKPLGDRPTVFFELIERHGSLGFGKGNFKALFEAIEREQDKRGNL; this comes from the coding sequence ATGACAACGACTGTGAACCTCACGCCGGACGAACTCGCTGCAGGTCAGGACCTGGAGCAGTTGAAGCAGTTGGTCGGCCTGGTCGACTACGACGCCGACAAGGACCCCTTCCCGGTCACCGGGTGGGACGCGATCGTGTTCGTGTCGGGGAACGCGACGCAGTCCGCCCTCTACTACCAGACCGTGTGGGGCATGCAGCTGATCGCGTACAGCGGCCCGGAGACGGGTAATCGCGATCACAAGTCGTTCGTGCTGAAGTCGGGCTCGATCCGCTTCGTCATCAACGGTGCCGTGGACCCGGACAGCCCGCTGGTGGAGCATCACCGCAAGCACGGCGACGGTGTCGTGGACATCGCGTTGGAGGTGCCGGACGTCGACAAATGCATCGCGCAGGCGCGCAAGGCGGGCGCCACCGTGGCGCGTGAGCCGGAAGACGTCACCGACGAGCACGGCACGGTGCGCATCGCCGCCATCGCGACCTACGGCGAGACGATCCACACCCTGGTCGACCGGTCGAAGTACGACGGCCCCTACCTGCCGGGGTATGTCGAGCAGACCTCCACCTTCGAGCCGCGTGACGGCCAGCCGAAGCGGCTCTTCCAGGCGCTGGACCACATCGTCGGCAACGTCGAGTTGGGCAGGATGGACGAGTGGGTTGCGTTCTACAACCGCGTCATGGGCTTTGTGAACATGGCGGAGTTCATCGGTGACGACATCGCCACCGACTACTCGGCGCTGATGAGCAAGGTGGTGGCCAACGGCAACCACCGGGTGAAGTTCCCGCTGAACGAGCCTGCGGTCGCGAAGAAGAAGTCGCAGATCGACGAATACCTGGAGTTCTACCGTGGCGCCGGCGCCCAGCACCTGGCGGTCGCGACCGGTGACATCATCCAGACGGTGGACGCGTTGCGGCGCAACGGCGTCGAGTTCCTCAACACGCCGGACAGCTACTACGAGGACCCGGAGTTGCGGGCGCGTATCGGCCAGGTGCGGGTGCCGGTGGAGGAGCTGCAGAAGCGCGGGATCCTGGTGGACCGGGATGAGGACGGTTACCTGCTGCAGATCTTCACCAAGCCGCTGGGTGACCGGCCGACGGTGTTCTTCGAGTTGATCGAGCGGCACGGTTCGCTCGGCTTCGGCAAGGGCAACTTCAAGGCACTCTTCGAGGCGATCGAGCGCGAACAGGACAAACGCGGCAACCTCTGA
- a CDS encoding HNH endonuclease → MDDTQKDTIDDGGPVVDASTLRTLLHDVGGDLATDDPLAEIRALEELKNALCARQARLTVQAHHRQRDKDTARGIDRATTARFVGSQIALAQRRSPHLGSRLLGLAHALTEEMPHTYAALAAGVINERDATALVAQTAYLTREDRTAVDAALADDLGHTSHRRLVAEATKHAYAADPQAFVHRRAKAEADRRVTLRPAPDCMAWLTALLPVKDGVACYAALKTAAAAHSDQPRGQVMADTLVQRVTGHAPADGSADIHVDLLMPIDTLTGDTPAHVPDYGPIPADLAREWVNTTNDTAAEVRTQIRRIFTYPDTGDLIGMDSHARTYPGLLAHLIRLRDHTCRTPWCDAPIKHIDHIQAHATGGETCERNGQGLCARCNQVKEHPDINITGHAGETTTTTGSLTATSRPPAPPGMPPPTRSHLDRALIDISWRIHRIQWRAA, encoded by the coding sequence ATGGACGACACGCAGAAAGATACGATCGACGACGGCGGCCCGGTCGTCGACGCATCCACGCTGCGCACCCTCCTGCACGATGTCGGCGGCGACCTTGCCACCGACGATCCGCTCGCGGAGATCCGCGCCCTCGAAGAACTCAAGAACGCCCTGTGCGCCCGCCAAGCACGACTGACCGTCCAGGCCCACCACCGCCAACGCGACAAGGACACCGCCCGCGGCATCGACCGGGCCACCACCGCACGCTTCGTCGGCTCCCAGATCGCCCTGGCCCAACGCCGCTCACCCCACCTCGGGTCCCGCCTGCTCGGGCTGGCCCACGCCCTCACCGAGGAAATGCCCCACACCTACGCCGCGCTCGCGGCCGGGGTCATCAACGAACGCGACGCCACCGCCCTGGTCGCCCAGACCGCGTACCTGACCCGCGAGGACCGCACCGCCGTGGACGCCGCCCTCGCCGACGACCTCGGGCACACAAGTCACCGCCGCCTGGTCGCCGAAGCGACGAAGCACGCCTACGCCGCCGACCCGCAAGCCTTCGTCCACCGCCGCGCCAAGGCCGAAGCCGACCGGCGGGTCACCCTGCGACCAGCACCGGACTGCATGGCCTGGCTCACCGCGCTCCTGCCGGTCAAAGACGGCGTCGCCTGCTACGCCGCCCTCAAAACCGCGGCCGCCGCACACAGTGACCAACCCCGCGGCCAGGTCATGGCCGACACCCTCGTGCAGCGCGTCACCGGACACGCACCCGCCGACGGCAGCGCCGACATCCACGTCGACCTGCTCATGCCCATCGACACCCTCACCGGCGACACCCCCGCCCACGTACCCGACTACGGGCCCATCCCCGCCGACCTCGCCCGCGAATGGGTCAACACCACCAACGACACCGCTGCGGAGGTGCGCACCCAGATCCGGCGGATCTTCACCTACCCCGACACCGGCGACCTGATCGGCATGGACTCCCACGCCCGCACCTACCCCGGCCTCCTGGCCCACCTGATCCGGCTACGCGACCACACCTGCCGCACACCCTGGTGCGACGCCCCCATCAAACACATCGACCACATCCAAGCCCACGCAACAGGCGGCGAAACCTGCGAACGCAACGGACAAGGCCTGTGCGCCCGCTGCAACCAAGTCAAAGAACACCCCGACATCAACATCACCGGCCACGCCGGCGAAACCACCACCACCACCGGCAGCCTCACCGCCACCAGCAGACCACCCGCACCACCCGGCATGCCACCACCGACTCGATCCCATCTCGATCGAGCGCTCATCGACATCAGCTGGCGAATCCACCGCATTCAATGGCGTGCTGCCTGA
- a CDS encoding type I restriction-modification system subunit M: MKDTLWKAADKLRGSMDASQYKDVILGLIFLKYVSDAFDERRGQIRADLEADGWSEEQIGAVIDDVEEYTGAGVFWVGEEARWQFLADHAKGRPAQGDRVAQTIGDLIDGAMDLLMGANPSLKGTLPRIFGKQNVDQRRLGELIDLFNSARFTGQGATKARDLLGEVYEYFLEKFAQAEGKRGGEFYTPASVVRVLVEVLEPDHGRVYDPCCGSGGMFVQAEKFLEAHGKDGSDLAVYGQELNERTWRMAKMNLAIHGIDTSGLGAAWQDTFARDIHPGLEMDFVMANPPFNIKDWSRAEDDKRWVYGVPPKGNANYAWMQHIISKLGPKGSAGVVMANGSMSSNSGGEGQIRANLVEADLVSCLVALPTQLFRSTGIPVCVWFFAKDKSAGKQGAVDRTGQVLFIDARELGHMVDRANRALSDEDIAKIADTYHAWRGTHAPAEYADIPGFCKSATIAEIKDAGYALTPGRFVGAPEVEDDGEPIEQKVERLSKELLAAMDESARLDAVVREQLGRLA; this comes from the coding sequence CTGAAGGACACGCTCTGGAAGGCCGCGGACAAGCTGCGTGGGTCGATGGACGCGTCGCAGTACAAGGACGTGATCCTCGGGCTGATCTTCCTGAAGTACGTGTCCGACGCGTTCGACGAGCGGCGCGGGCAGATCCGCGCCGACCTGGAGGCGGACGGCTGGTCGGAGGAGCAGATCGGCGCGGTGATCGACGACGTCGAGGAATACACCGGTGCCGGTGTCTTCTGGGTGGGCGAGGAGGCCCGCTGGCAGTTCCTGGCCGATCACGCGAAAGGCCGCCCGGCGCAGGGCGATCGGGTGGCGCAGACCATCGGCGACCTCATCGACGGGGCGATGGATCTGCTGATGGGTGCCAACCCGTCGCTGAAGGGCACGCTGCCGCGCATCTTCGGCAAGCAGAACGTCGACCAGCGCCGGCTCGGTGAGCTGATCGACCTGTTCAACTCGGCGCGGTTCACCGGGCAGGGTGCGACGAAGGCCCGCGACCTGCTGGGGGAGGTCTACGAATACTTCCTGGAGAAGTTCGCCCAGGCCGAGGGCAAGCGGGGTGGCGAGTTCTACACGCCCGCCTCGGTGGTGCGGGTGCTGGTGGAGGTGCTGGAGCCGGACCACGGCCGCGTCTACGACCCGTGCTGCGGGTCGGGCGGCATGTTCGTGCAGGCGGAGAAGTTCCTGGAGGCGCACGGCAAGGACGGCTCGGACCTGGCGGTCTACGGCCAGGAGCTGAACGAGCGCACCTGGCGAATGGCGAAGATGAACCTCGCGATCCACGGCATCGACACCAGTGGTCTGGGTGCCGCGTGGCAGGACACCTTCGCGCGGGACATCCATCCGGGGCTGGAGATGGACTTCGTGATGGCGAATCCGCCGTTCAACATCAAGGATTGGTCGCGCGCGGAGGACGACAAGCGCTGGGTGTATGGCGTGCCGCCCAAGGGCAACGCCAACTACGCGTGGATGCAGCACATCATCAGCAAGCTCGGTCCGAAGGGGTCCGCGGGTGTGGTGATGGCCAACGGGTCGATGTCCAGCAACTCCGGTGGGGAGGGGCAGATCCGGGCGAATCTGGTGGAAGCGGACCTGGTTTCGTGTCTCGTGGCCCTGCCGACGCAGCTCTTCCGCAGCACCGGCATCCCGGTGTGCGTGTGGTTCTTCGCCAAGGACAAGTCTGCGGGCAAGCAGGGCGCGGTCGACCGCACCGGTCAGGTGCTCTTCATCGACGCCCGCGAGCTCGGGCACATGGTGGACCGCGCCAACCGTGCGCTGTCGGACGAGGACATCGCCAAGATCGCCGACACCTACCATGCCTGGCGCGGTACGCACGCTCCTGCCGAGTATGCCGACATCCCCGGCTTCTGCAAGAGCGCAACCATCGCGGAGATCAAGGATGCGGGATACGCCCTGACTCCAGGGCGATTCGTCGGTGCTCCGGAGGTCGAGGACGACGGCGAACCCATCGAGCAGAAGGTCGAGCGGCTGTCCAAGGAGCTGCTCGCGGCGATGGATGAGTCGGCCCGGCTTGATGCGGTCGTGCGTGAGCAGTTGGGGCGGTTGGCATGA